AAATTTCCCAGCTGTAGCCGCATGCACCGCGTCAGGCCTCGCATCTCTATGTCTCGCATTTCGTCTTCAAACTCATCCGAGCAATTACAGCGGCGTGGGCTTAGAGGTTGTGCGGACGAGGACAGAGGCGACCCGAGGGGCGGGCAGAGAATTGCGCTAAACTGCGAGCTTCCTGTAATTCCAAGCGGAGTAGTACTCAGGATTGATTACAAGGAGCTTCCCTCTCGTGTCGAGAGCTTCCTTCGCGTATCTGAGAGCAACATCACATCATGatcagttaaaaaaaaaacctgaccAAAAGAAACCTTTCCACGCTTGTATGACGCTTCTGATCTTGCAGAGGAGGCCAGGACAGAATTGAAATGGGCTTCGGAGCTGTCCGAGCCTGACCATGCATTTTTTCCCCggcggagagggagagaggaagtgTGAACTTGGAACCAAAGAGAGGCTTAAGGATTGAGGAACCTGTTGAACTTGAAACTGAGCCTTCTGATCAgacaaaattgagagagaaacgTGGGACCCATGATTTTGGTATTTCTGTCATTCTGACCAAGGGTGTGGATGAAGCCAAAGGAGGGGTGGATTTAGCGCCGCACCTTGAAATTATTCCATGAATATGTACTTTGGGCTTTTCACAAAGAAACAATTGGTTCACaatattctttttctctgttGCAAGTTATGCTATTTCATCCGGTGGATTAACTGAGCATGAAGTAAGATGGAGATGCAGTTGGCCTTGCTATATATTCGTGCCTGAAGTTGATCGTGAGGCACCACCAGACCATTGTTTCATCACAAAAGCATCAGCTCTGCAGCCTCCTCTCAAACACTTCTCAGCCCCGCTTTTGCCTTTGGAAATGGCAGAAGCGGTTCTCTTCAGCCTTGCCTCCGACATACTTAAAAGCCTCGCCACCGAAATGGTGAAACCTGGAGGTTCCTTTGCTTCTCAAAAGATCCAGTTGCTCTGCTGTGCCAAGGACGAGCTCCAAAGCCTCGAGGGCACCGTCCAGACCATCCAAGCTGTGCTTTTGGATGCTGAGAAGCAGCAATGGCACAACGACCAGGTCAAGTCCTGGCTCACGAGGCTCAAGAATGTGTTGTACGACACACAGGACTTGCTCGACGATGTTGCAACTGAAGATCTAAGGCAGAAGGTCACTTTCGGCAACAAGATGTTGAAAGCGGTACGCATTTTCTTCTCTAAATCGAATCAGCTTGCACACCTGCCTCAAAGTGGCTAATGAGATTCAGGAACTTAGGAAGAGACTGGATCTGATTAAAAATGATAGGAGTTCCATTTAGATGAGCATCCGAGTGAGGAATCAATGGCCATTGTGAGAGGAAAAAACCTGAAAATTTATCACCCGACAGAGAAATAATTGGTAGGGAAGAGGACAAGGAAAAGATCAAACGACTTTTGTTTGATTCCTCCTCTAGCCAGAGTGTGTCATTTGTTGCCATAGTTGGTAAAGGAGGTCTTGGAAAAACCGCACTCGCACGACTAGTGTACAATGATGGGGAAGTAAAAGAACATTTTGGGCCTGATAAGATGTGGTGGGTGTGTGTATCTGACGTCTTTGATGTGAATTtgattatcaaacaaattcttaAATTAGCAAAGTGTGAAGATCTTGATTATAAGCCTAAAGACCAGTTGGAGAGTCTTCTAAGTATGAAGAAATACTTGCTTGTTTTGGATGACTTGTGGAATGAAGATCGGCTTGAATGGTTGAAGCTTGGAGAGTGGCTAAAGGGTGGTTTACAGGGAAGCAAGATACTTGTAACCACTCGCAGCCACAAAGTTGCAACGGTCATGGATGCGAAATCAGACATCCATGTTCTTGATGACTTATCTGAAGGGAAGTCGTGGGACTTATTTAGGAAAATGGCTTTTGGAGATGGGGTAGAATTATTAGACCCAGAACTCGAGAAGATGGGTCGAGATATAGTTAAAAAATGCACCGGGGTTCCCCTTGCCATTAGAACTATAGGAGGCCTTTTGTACGGCAAAAACAAAGATGAATGGGTCCGTTATAAAGTGCATGAActtccaaaaattaaagaaattgatgCAGTTAGTGGAGGAATTATGCAAGTCCTTAAGTTCAGTTATGATCATCTCCCGTCATGCTTGAAACATTGTTTTGCATATTGCTCATTGTTTCCAAAAGATTATGTCTATGATAAAGATATGATGATTCATCTTTGGATGGCACAAGGCTTTATTGAGTCATGCAACAGGGAAGATAACCTTGAAGAGGTCGCCGACAATTACTTGTCAGAACTACTATATAGGTCATTCCTCGATGTTGAATCCACATCAAAAAATGGTGATGTGGTCCTACGATTCAAGATGCATGATCTCATGCACGATCTTGCCCAAAAAGTTGCTGAAGGTGAATGCAAGATTGTTCATTTTAGAGAAGCAGACAATGATCAAGGAATTCGACATGCGTCCTTTATTTCGGAGATACTCTCTGAAGAGAAATTGGTGTCTCTACTCAAAACATCCAAATTGCGGACGTTTCTCTATTTGAAAGGTGAATCCTCTAagcttttttttggtcggtcatcCTCCGTACTCAATAATAGTCACAAAGTTTTCTCCAGATGTGGACATTGTCGAGCGTTGTGTTTGCACCATGCAAATatttctctccctccttcctccttaggAAAGTTGAAGCATTTAAGATTACTTCATATTTCGAAGAATCAATCCATCCAGAGTTTGCCAGATTCAATCACTGATTTGGTGAACTTGCAGACCCTTAAACTCTCTTATTGTAGGCTTCAAACATTTCCTAGAGATTTGAGGAAATTGGTCAAACTTAGACACCTCTTAATTGAATACTGTATCTCACTAAGCCAGCTACCACCCCTGAGTGAACTCCCTTCCCTAAGGACGTTGAGTCT
This region of Eucalyptus grandis isolate ANBG69807.140 chromosome 8, ASM1654582v1, whole genome shotgun sequence genomic DNA includes:
- the LOC120286695 gene encoding disease resistance protein RGA2-like — translated: MWWVCVSDVFDVNLIIKQILKLAKCEDLDYKPKDQLESLLSMKKYLLVLDDLWNEDRLEWLKLGEWLKGGLQGSKILVTTRSHKVATVMDAKSDIHVLDDLSEGKSWDLFRKMAFGDGVELLDPELEKMGRDIVKKCTGVPLAIRTIGGLLYGKNKDEWVRYKVHELPKIKEIDAVSGGIMQVLKFSYDHLPSCLKHCFAYCSLFPKDYVYDKDMMIHLWMAQGFIESCNREDNLEEVADNYLSELLYRSFLDVESTSKNGDVVLRFKMHDLMHDLAQKVAEGECKIVHFREADNDQGIRHASFISEILSEEKLVSLLKTSKLRTFLYLKGESSKLFFGRSSSVLNNSHKVFSRCGHCRALCLHHANISLPPSSLGKLKHLRLLHISKNQSIQSLPDSITDLVNLQTLKLSYCRLQTFPRDLRKLVKLRHLLIEYCISLSQLPPLSELPSLRTLSLVFLYALKFIQQTSDPKPSNTTIPFFQSLERLTLSCCERLEGWQGRMQEMGVHQKHRSDNSWPSFPKLQFVHINDCPHLNSIPSFPHVEDLRIDSTKMLEQQLMANPNCPSEGIVEATFIPFPKLKYLTVFKSYARREPFMLRTLLQSASNLEYLTISRFNLRSLSCVMQHLSLLKELNIRYCCRGLDLSYQEDEHGSQWQCLTNLHVLTIKGCSKLVALPKGIQHVTTLRFLKISSWSRLRCLPEWIGNFSLLEELELIGCTFLEHIPFEIRNLTRLKKLVIHNCSSLDEGCLADVHIPIIDWKSYSYDSDPGLDSDGSPFPFV